From the genome of Populus trichocarpa isolate Nisqually-1 chromosome 15, P.trichocarpa_v4.1, whole genome shotgun sequence, one region includes:
- the LOC7474865 gene encoding transcription factor MYB1R1, with amino-acid sequence MVTGSSSTVSGGEGAAETKPKEIRLFGVRVVVDNFRRNVSLNNVTEYQYYKEMTPNTNNDNNNEEEDAGAAVSGYMSADDTVHRSSPASGRRSERKRGVPWTEEEHRRFLFGLQKVGKGDWRGISRNFVKTRNPTQVASHAQKHFLRLNNVNRRRRRTSLFDITADTLTSLPKEEQQAHRQDSNINNHASPSNPLPPPPLQANSITNFSGVPSIPIRTVNPSVLPLQIENPMMESQSLGQGHQFINHSTNLVRPVAVVPAVCTPAMPDLNLNLKPTADSSSLSLKLSSPFVQRESTSRSSAFQAMSSMKNGDNTITVA; translated from the exons ATGGTGACCGGGAGTAGCTCCACCGTTAGCGGTGGTGAAGGAGCGGCGGAGACGAAGCCGAAAGAGATCAGGTTGTTTGGGGTCAGAGTGGTGGTTGATAACTTTAGGAGGAATGTAAGTTTGAATAATGTAACCGAGTATCAGTATTACAAGGAGATGACGCCTAATAcgaacaatgataataataatgaggaGGAGGATGCTGGTGCTGCTGTTTCTGGTTATATGTCTGCAGATGACACCGTTCACCGCTCTTCTCCTGCCTCTGGAAGACGTAGTGAAAGAAAGCGAG GAGTGCCATGGACAGAGGAGGAGCACAGGAGATTCCTTTTTGGATTGCAGAAAGTGGGAAAAGGAGATTGGAGAGGAATTTCTCGCAATTTTGTCAAGACTCGAAATCCAACTCAGGTTGCTAGTCATGCTCAGAAGCATTTTCTCCGCCTCAATAATGTCAATCGCCGCCGCCGCCGGACTAGTCTCTTTGATATCACCGCCGATACG TTGACTTCATTGCCAAAGGAAGAGCAGCAAGCTCATCGCCAGGACAGCAATATCAACAACCACGCATCTCCGTCAAATCCACTGCCACCTCCACCACTGCAAGCCAACAGCATCACCAATTTCTCTGGGGTGCCGTCGATCCCTATAAGAACTGTCAACCCCTCTGTGCTGCCTCTCCAAATTGAGAACCCAATGATGGAGAGCCAATCACTTGGACAAGGCCATCAATTCATTAACCACTCAACAAATCTAGTCCGCCCAGTTGCCGTCGTTCCAGCTGTTTGTACTCCAGCAATGCCTGATCTTAACTTAAATCTGAAGCCAACTGCTGATTCATCATCACTGTCCCTCAAACTGTCTTCACCATTTGTTCAGAGGGAATCAACATCAAGGTCTTCAGCTTTCCAGGCGATGTCAAGTATGAAAAATGGGGATAACACCATCACTGTTGCTTGA
- the LOC7462533 gene encoding pentatricopeptide repeat-containing protein At1g74850, chloroplastic — MTLSPSLSIPSPSPISTKSIKAKHTFPFPILPSHRRLVSFSSDRKAYSGAWKARAKPKELVLGNPSVVVEKGKYSYDVETLINKLSSLPPRGSIARCLDVFKNKLSLNDFALVFKEFAQRGDWQRSLRLFKHMQRQIWCKPNEHIYTIMISLLGREGLLEKCSDIFEEMGAHGVSRSVFSYTALINSYGRNGKYEVSLELLERMKKERVSPSILTYNTVINSCARGGLDWEGLLGLFAEMRHEGIQPDIVTYNTLLCACSNRGLGDEAEMVFRTMNEGGVVPDITTYTYLVDTFGKLNRLDKVSELLKEMASTGNVPEISSYNVLLEAYARIGNIEDATGVFRLMQEAGCVPNAETYSILLGLYGKHGRYDEVRELFLEMKVSNTEPDAATYNTLIDVFGEGGYFKEVVTLFHDMAEENVEPNMETYEGLIFACGKGGLHDDAKKILLHMSEKGMIPSSKAYTGVIEAYGQAAMYEEALVTLNTMNEMGSKPTIETYNTLIYMFARGGLYKETEAILLKMGDFGVARDRDSFNGVIEGFRQGGQFEEAIKAYVEMEKSRLVPDERTLEAVLSVYCIAGLVDESVEQFQEIKASGILPNVMCYCMMLAVYAKSDRWNEAYELLDEMLTNRASNIHQVIGQMIKGDFDDDSNWQMVEYVFDKLNSEGCGLGMRFYNTLLEALWWLGQKERAVRVLGEATKRGHFPELFRKSKLVWSVDIHRMWEGSAYTAISVWLNNMYEIFMNRQDIPQLASVIVVRGLLEKSSVAQDFPIGKAVHSFLQDIVPSSFSYSGWNNGRITCQRSQLKRFLLGTELVSDGTKKDKFIMLTNSPFSLAGTRTSSDIETSLHNKSNSGARMGTSTELMTSTV; from the exons ATGACCCTATCTCCTTCCCTCTCCATCCCCAGCCCCTCGCCCATCTCCACTAAAAGCATCAAAGCCAAACACACCTTCCCATTCCCAATCCTTCCTTCCCACCGCCGACTAGTCTCCTTCTCTAGCGACCGGAAAGCCTATTCCGGCGCCTGGAAAGCCAGAGCTAAGCCGAAAGAACTCGTCCTCGGCAACCCTTCCGTAGTCGTCGAGAAAGGCAAGTACAGTTACGATGTCGAAACCCTAATTAACAAACTAAGCAGCTTACCTCCACGCGGCAGCATAGCAAGATGTCTCGACGTTTTCAAAAACAAGCTTTCGCTAAACGACTTCGCTCTGGTCTTCAAGGAATTCGCGCAGCGCGGTGATTGGCAAAGGTCGCTACGGCTCTTCAAGCATATGCAGCGTCAAATATGGTGTAAGCCAAATGAgcatatttatacaattatgaTTAGTTTGTTAGGCCGCGAAGGCCTCCTCGAAAAATGCAGCGATATTTTCGAGGAAATGGGTGCGCACGGAGTGTCACGCAGTGTGTTTTCCTACACTGCATTGATTAATTCCTACGGCCGGAATGGTAAGTATGAGGTCTCTCTTGAATTACTTGAAAGAATGAAGAAGGAAAGGGTTTCGCCCAGTATTTTGACGTATAATACTGTTATTAATTCGTGTGCGAGAGGTGGGTTAGATTGGGAGGGTCTGCTAGGTTTGTTTGCCGAAATGAGGCATGAAGGAATACAACCTGATATTGTCACATATAATACTCTGCTTTGTGCTTGTTCTAATAGGGGATTAGGGGATGAGGCAGAGATGGTATTTAGGACAATGAATGAAGGAGGGGTTGTGCCTGATATAACAACTTACACTTATCTTGTTGATACTTTTGGGAAATTGAATAGGTTAGACAAGGTTAGCGAATTGCTCAAGGAGATGGCTTCTACTGGCAATGTACCTGAGATTTCATCGTATAATGTGTTATTAGAGGCATATGCAAGAATAGGGAATATTGAGGATGCTACGGGGGTGTTTCGGCTGATGCAAGAAGCGGGGTGTGTGCCCAATGCAGAGACGTATAGTATATTGTTGGGTTTGTATGGGAAGCATGGGAGGTATGATGAAGTAAGAGAGCTATTTTTGGAGATGAAAGTGAGTAACACGGAGCCTGATGCGGCTACATATAATACACTTATAGATGTATTTGGTGAGGGTGGGTATTTTAAGGAGGTGGTGACATTGTTTCATGATATGGCGGAGGAAAATGTTGAGCCGAATATGGAAACTTATGAGGGGTTGATATTTGCTTGTGGGAAAGGTGGGCTACATGATGATGCTAAGAAGATTTTACTTCATATGAGTGAAAAGGGGATGATACCAAGTTCAAAGGCATATACTGGAGTTATTGAAGCATATGGACAAGCTGCGATGTATGAGGAAGCTCTTGTGACGCTTAATACTATGAATGAAATGGGCAGCAAGCCAACAATTGAGACTTACAATACGCTGATTTACATGTTTGCAAGAGGTGGGTTATACAAGGAAACTGAAGCTATTTTGTTGAAAATGGGTGATTTTGGGGTTGCTAGGGACAGGGATTCTTTCAATGGTGTGATTGAAGGCTTTAGACAAGGCGGTCAGTTTGAAGAAGCTATTAAGGCTTATGTTGAGATGGAAAAATCTAGATTAGTTCCTGATGAACGGACACTTGAGGCAGTCTTAAGTGTTTATTGCATCGCGGGTCTTGTTGATGAGAGTGTGGAGCAATTTCAGGAAATTAAAGCATCGGGAATATTGCCGAATGTCATGTGCTATTGTATGATGCTGGCTGTTTATGCTAAGAGTGATAG ATGGAATGAGGCCTATGAGCTTCTTGATGAGATGTTAACGAATAGAGCGTCAAATATCCATCAAGTGATTGGGCAGATGATCAAGGGAGATTTTGATGATGACTCTAACTGGCAAATGGTAGAGTATGTTTTTGACAAACTTAATTCTGAAGGGTGTGGCTTGGGAATGAGGTTTTATAATACACTTCTAGAAGCACTATGGTGGCTCGGTCAGAAAGAACGGGCTGTAAGGGTTCTTGGTGAAGCAACAAAGAGAGGGCATTTCCCTGAACTTTTCCGTAAAAGCAAACTTGTGTGGTCTGTGGATATTCACAG GATGTGGGAAGGAAGTGCATACACAGCAATATCTGTTTGGCTCAATAACATGTACGAGATTTTCATGAATAGACAGGATATTCCCCAACTTGCATCAGTCATTGTGGT ACGGGGACTGTTGGAGAAAAGCTCAGTTGCACAAGATTTTCCAATTGGGAAGGCTGTACATTCGTTTCTGCAGGATATTGTGccatcttcattttcttacTCTGGATGGAACAATGGTCGAATTACCTGCCAACGTTCCCAGCTCAAGCGCTTTCTGTTGGGAACAGAATTAGTTTCAGATGGGACCAAGAAAGATAAATTCATTATGTTAACTAACTCCCCTTTTTCTCTTGCTGGAACAAGAACATCGAGTGATATTGAGACTAGCCTACACAACAAATCCAATTCTGGAGCTAGAATGGGAACCAGTACAGAGCTTATGACAAGCACAGTTTAA
- the LOC7462534 gene encoding TORTIFOLIA1-like protein 3 isoform X2: protein MAQKLKLKVLTLITKLSDRDTYKIASTELEKIAGSLDSTTLPTFLSCILSTDANDKPLVRKQCLHLLSTLSALYSNSLSNSLPKILSYITRRLRDPDSSVIRSQCLTAITSLASNVTKLPFSTAFLKQLSESVFTEQELNAQIGSALCLAAAIDAAPDPEPGRLGKMLVPRMERLVRSEGYKARFAGLVVVGSVIGVGGARGIGGGIGGLVKCLVGFLSSEDWNSRKAAAEALRKLAVVERDGVAEFKSECLKVFENRRFDKVKAAREVMNETIEAWKQVPDVSEEASPPPRSLASSRDASDKRHWSGSKNSCAAGSEATQMGKKSILAMRTTPPDGSLAATARKRSPLKSTEKKTSLAMYGKVDQKKLVDWKVEISVPNSISSTAAGENDRNEKNANVSERRFAKPETKRALFSKNSDEKTLKFGGFKSGSRVAPCYEESPQSTVVASSGTENQHSNHKEPEDLSLIRNQLVQIERQQSSLLDLLQSFIGSSQNGMRSLETRVHGLELALDEISYDLAVSSRGMTNRDSNRTTCCLLPGADFLSSKFWRKTDGRYSNSRISSSRGTSLSAAVRHRADRNGQSETSNLGNQRLRLQGGAGFIVNPLAEIHGGARVNSEVTQH from the exons ATGGCGCAGAAACTGAAACTAAAAGTGCTAACTTTGATAACAAAGCTGTCGGACAGAGACACGTACAAGATAGCATCAacagaattagaaaaaatagcaGGATCCTTGGATAGCACGACACTTCCTACTTTCCTCTCTTGCATTCTCTCCACCGACGCAAACGACAAGCCGTTAGTACGCAAACAGTGCCTTCACcttctctctactctctctgCTCTCTACTCTAATTCTCTCTCAAACTCTCTCCCTAAAATCCTCTCTTACATTACTCGCCGTCTCCGTGACCCTGACTCCTCTGTCATCCGCTCACAGTGTCTGACAGCAATAACCTCTCTCGCTTCCAATGTCACGAAACTGCCATTCTCTACTGCCTTTTTGAAGCAGTTGAGTGAATCGGTGTTTACGGAGCAGGAATTGAATGCGCAGATTGGATCCGCGCTGTGTCTGGCCGCCGCAATCGATGCGGCGCCGGATCCGGAACCGGGGAGGTTAGGGAAGATGCTGGTGCCGAGAATGGAGAGGTTGGTGAGGAGTGAAGGGTATAAAGCGAGATTTGCGGGACTGGTGGTTGTAGGGAGTGTGATTGGTGTTGGTGGAGCGAGAGGGATTGGAGGAGGGATTGGAGGTTTGGTTAAGTGTTTGGTTGGATTTTTGAGTAGTGAGGATTGGAATTCGAGGAAAGCCGCGGCCGAGGCGTTGAGGAAGTTGGCTGTTGTGGAGAGGGATGGTGTTGCTGAGTTTAAGAGTGAGTGCTTGAAAGTTTTCGAGAATCGGAGATttgacaag gtGAAGGCTGCAAGGGAAGTGATGAATGAGACAATAGAGGCATGGAAGCAGGTTCCGGATGTGTCAGAGGAGGCATCTCCGCCTCCTCGATCACTGGCTTCTTCCAGAG ATGCGAGTGATAAGCGTCACTGGTCTGGATCCAAGAATTCTTGCGCTGCTGGTTCTGAAGCCACTCAAATGGGGAAAAAATCCATTTTGGCTATGAGGACCACTCCACCTGACGGTTCATTAGCAGCCACGGCTAGGAAGAGGAGTCCTCTAAAGAGTACCGAGAAGAAAACAAGTCTAGCAATGTACGGGAAAGTGGACCAGAAGAAGCTCGTGGACTGGAAAGTTGAGATTTCAGTTCCTAATAGTATTTCGTCAACTGCAGCTGGGGAAAATGATCGTAATGAGAAAAATGCTAATGTTTCAGAAAGAAGGTTTGCAAAGCCAGAAACAAAACGAGCCCTTTTCAGTAAGAACTCTGATGAGAAGACGCTTAAATTTGGTGGTTTCAAGTCTGGTTCTCGAGTGGCTCCTTGTTACGAGGAGAGCCCTCAGTCTACTGTTGTAGCTAGCAGTGGGACAGAGAATCAACATAGCAACCACAAGGAGCCTGAGGATTTATCTTTAATTCGCAACCAGCTTGTTCAGATTGAAAGACAGCAATCTAGCCTACTAGATCTCCTGCAG AGTTTCATTGGGAGCTCACAAAATGGGATGCGTTCCCTTGAAACACGTGTGCATGGCCTAGAGTTGGCACTGGATGAGATATCATATGATTTGGCTGTATCAAGTCGAGGGATGACTAACAGAGATTCCAACAGAACCACATGTTGTTTACTACCTGGTGCAGACTTTTTGAGCTCCAAGTTCTGGAGGAAAACAGATGGCCGCTATTCAAACTCAAGGATTTCTTCATCCAGGGGTACTTCATTATCAGCTGCTGTGCGCCATAGAGCTGATAGGAATGGCCAATCTGAAACAAGTAACTTGGGGAACCAAAGGTTGCGGCTTCAGGGTGGTGCTGGCTTCATTGTGAATCCCCTGGCAGAGATTCATGGTGGCGCACGGGTGAACTCAGAGGTGACACAACACTAG
- the LOC7462534 gene encoding TORTIFOLIA1-like protein 3 isoform X1 — protein MAQKLKLKVLTLITKLSDRDTYKIASTELEKIAGSLDSTTLPTFLSCILSTDANDKPLVRKQCLHLLSTLSALYSNSLSNSLPKILSYITRRLRDPDSSVIRSQCLTAITSLASNVTKLPFSTAFLKQLSESVFTEQELNAQIGSALCLAAAIDAAPDPEPGRLGKMLVPRMERLVRSEGYKARFAGLVVVGSVIGVGGARGIGGGIGGLVKCLVGFLSSEDWNSRKAAAEALRKLAVVERDGVAEFKSECLKVFENRRFDKVKAAREVMNETIEAWKQVPDVSEEASPPPRSLASSREDASDKRHWSGSKNSCAAGSEATQMGKKSILAMRTTPPDGSLAATARKRSPLKSTEKKTSLAMYGKVDQKKLVDWKVEISVPNSISSTAAGENDRNEKNANVSERRFAKPETKRALFSKNSDEKTLKFGGFKSGSRVAPCYEESPQSTVVASSGTENQHSNHKEPEDLSLIRNQLVQIERQQSSLLDLLQSFIGSSQNGMRSLETRVHGLELALDEISYDLAVSSRGMTNRDSNRTTCCLLPGADFLSSKFWRKTDGRYSNSRISSSRGTSLSAAVRHRADRNGQSETSNLGNQRLRLQGGAGFIVNPLAEIHGGARVNSEVTQH, from the exons ATGGCGCAGAAACTGAAACTAAAAGTGCTAACTTTGATAACAAAGCTGTCGGACAGAGACACGTACAAGATAGCATCAacagaattagaaaaaatagcaGGATCCTTGGATAGCACGACACTTCCTACTTTCCTCTCTTGCATTCTCTCCACCGACGCAAACGACAAGCCGTTAGTACGCAAACAGTGCCTTCACcttctctctactctctctgCTCTCTACTCTAATTCTCTCTCAAACTCTCTCCCTAAAATCCTCTCTTACATTACTCGCCGTCTCCGTGACCCTGACTCCTCTGTCATCCGCTCACAGTGTCTGACAGCAATAACCTCTCTCGCTTCCAATGTCACGAAACTGCCATTCTCTACTGCCTTTTTGAAGCAGTTGAGTGAATCGGTGTTTACGGAGCAGGAATTGAATGCGCAGATTGGATCCGCGCTGTGTCTGGCCGCCGCAATCGATGCGGCGCCGGATCCGGAACCGGGGAGGTTAGGGAAGATGCTGGTGCCGAGAATGGAGAGGTTGGTGAGGAGTGAAGGGTATAAAGCGAGATTTGCGGGACTGGTGGTTGTAGGGAGTGTGATTGGTGTTGGTGGAGCGAGAGGGATTGGAGGAGGGATTGGAGGTTTGGTTAAGTGTTTGGTTGGATTTTTGAGTAGTGAGGATTGGAATTCGAGGAAAGCCGCGGCCGAGGCGTTGAGGAAGTTGGCTGTTGTGGAGAGGGATGGTGTTGCTGAGTTTAAGAGTGAGTGCTTGAAAGTTTTCGAGAATCGGAGATttgacaag gtGAAGGCTGCAAGGGAAGTGATGAATGAGACAATAGAGGCATGGAAGCAGGTTCCGGATGTGTCAGAGGAGGCATCTCCGCCTCCTCGATCACTGGCTTCTTCCAGAG AAGATGCGAGTGATAAGCGTCACTGGTCTGGATCCAAGAATTCTTGCGCTGCTGGTTCTGAAGCCACTCAAATGGGGAAAAAATCCATTTTGGCTATGAGGACCACTCCACCTGACGGTTCATTAGCAGCCACGGCTAGGAAGAGGAGTCCTCTAAAGAGTACCGAGAAGAAAACAAGTCTAGCAATGTACGGGAAAGTGGACCAGAAGAAGCTCGTGGACTGGAAAGTTGAGATTTCAGTTCCTAATAGTATTTCGTCAACTGCAGCTGGGGAAAATGATCGTAATGAGAAAAATGCTAATGTTTCAGAAAGAAGGTTTGCAAAGCCAGAAACAAAACGAGCCCTTTTCAGTAAGAACTCTGATGAGAAGACGCTTAAATTTGGTGGTTTCAAGTCTGGTTCTCGAGTGGCTCCTTGTTACGAGGAGAGCCCTCAGTCTACTGTTGTAGCTAGCAGTGGGACAGAGAATCAACATAGCAACCACAAGGAGCCTGAGGATTTATCTTTAATTCGCAACCAGCTTGTTCAGATTGAAAGACAGCAATCTAGCCTACTAGATCTCCTGCAG AGTTTCATTGGGAGCTCACAAAATGGGATGCGTTCCCTTGAAACACGTGTGCATGGCCTAGAGTTGGCACTGGATGAGATATCATATGATTTGGCTGTATCAAGTCGAGGGATGACTAACAGAGATTCCAACAGAACCACATGTTGTTTACTACCTGGTGCAGACTTTTTGAGCTCCAAGTTCTGGAGGAAAACAGATGGCCGCTATTCAAACTCAAGGATTTCTTCATCCAGGGGTACTTCATTATCAGCTGCTGTGCGCCATAGAGCTGATAGGAATGGCCAATCTGAAACAAGTAACTTGGGGAACCAAAGGTTGCGGCTTCAGGGTGGTGCTGGCTTCATTGTGAATCCCCTGGCAGAGATTCATGGTGGCGCACGGGTGAACTCAGAGGTGACACAACACTAG